From the genome of Sphingopyxis sp. DBS4:
CCGAGATTGAGCGTCGCATAGCCCTTCTGCCGGTCCGGGAAGCCCGCCGCGAAAGCGCTTTGGCGCGTCCCGTCGAGGAAGACGATATCGGCCTCGTTGAACTGGCTGAGATAATAGGACGAGCGATAGTTGAGCAGCGCCTGCCAGTCGAGACGGCCCGGCCCCGCATCGAACCATTGCGAGAGCCGCGCGGTGATGTTCATTTTCGATGCGAGCGGCAGCCGGTTGCCGACGAGGCTGATCAGCGGCGAATTGCCGCCGGCGCCGAAATCCTGCGCGCGCGCGTCGGCCACGGTGCCGCGAGTGATCTTCGTATCGAGATAGGCGGCGTTGATATCGAGTCCGAAATGGCCCGGCAGCTTGAAGCGCATCTCGGCTTCGGCACCATAGATGCGCGAGGCGCCGATGTTGCGGTTGACGAGCGAATAGCCGTTGCAGACCGGCGGGTTCTGCGTGCTGTCGAGGTTGATGCAGGTCAGATCCTGAAAGACCTGGTTGGTGTAGTCGTAATAGAATCCGGTCAGGTTGAACACCGCGCGGCGGCCGAAGAAATCGAAGCTGTTGCGGCTGCCGATTTCATAGACGAGCAGCTTTTCCGGGCTGAAGGTCTCGGGGATCGGCGATCCGTTGAAGCTGTCGTTGAAGCCCCCCGACTTGTGGCCGGTCGAGACCTTCGCATAGAGCATGTGGTCATCACTCAGGTCATATTCGAGCCCGACGCGCCAGTCGACGAAGTCGAACTTCGAGCTGCCGGTCTGCTGGCCGGGGATCGTCAGATTGGCGTAGCTGAAGCCGCCGTTGGTGTTCGACGGGTTGAGCGCCGGGCAGTTGACGAACCCGTTGTCGATATCGGGCCGGTCGGTACAGGTGCCGTTGGGATTGGTGCCGTTGGCGATCGCCCCGATCTGATCGATCAGCGTGTCGCGCAGGCCCGGCGTCTTGATCCCTTCGATCAGGAATTGCGCCATGCCCTGCGGCGTCGTGATGTTGCTGACGTCGAAATTGGGCCGGTCGAGCAAGGCGGGACGGAAGCCTTCGGTGCCGACGCGCGTCGCAAAGCAGCAGGCATAATCCTCGCCGCCGAGAGTCAGCGCCCAGTTGCCGCCGATCCCGTACCGCGACTTCTTTTCCTTGGTATAGCGAATGCCGGCGAGAAAGCGCAGCCGGTCGGCGACGTCGTAGGTCCCGTCGGCATAGAAGGCATAGCTTTCGCCATTGACGTCGGGCATCGTGAATTCGGTCGCGGAATAGCAGCAATAGCCGCGGTCGGCGAGCGCGAGATAGCCGACGGCCTGGTCTTCCTTGAAGTAGAAAGCGCCGAGGTTCCAGCGCAGGCGCTGGTCGTCATTCGCGAACAGGCGCGCTTCATAGACCTGGCTCTTCGACTTGGTCTGCCAGAAATTGCCCGAATAATTGTCGTACTGGACCGCCGACAGATCGCGCCCGGGATAGTCGATCCCGTCGCTCGATGCGTTGACCTGATAGAAATCGACCGAGCGGTAGCTGCCGGTCAGTTCGGCGCCGAAACTGCCGAAATCATAGTTGATCTTGCCCTGGATGCCCCAGAGCTCATTCTCCATGTCGCCTTGCAGCCCGCGATAGACGACGTGTTTCAGATCGAGCTTGTCGGGCCGGAGGCCGCTTGCCACGACGGCGCTGAAAATATTCGCGCCGGGATAGCCGGTGCCGGTTTCCTTGCCGTAGTCGCCGACGATCGAGATGCTGAGCCGGTCGCTCGGTTCCCAGAGCAGCGACAGGCGGCCCGCATAATTTTCTTCGAGCCCCGCGGGCTTCAGCCCGCTTGCCGGCGCGCCGGTCGAGACGTTTTTGAAGCCATAGTCGCGGTTGATGTAATAACCCGCCGCGCGGATCGCGAAGGTGTCGCCCAGGGGAATATTGATCGCGCCCTCTGCGCCGTAGGACGAGCGGTTGGCGATCTCGGCCTGCGCATAGCCGCCGAATTCGCCGAGGCGAGGCTTTGCCGTGATGATATTGAGCGTCCCGGCGAGCGCGTTGCGCCCGTAGAGCGTGCCCTGCGGCCCCTTGTTCACCTCGACGCGGTCGAGGTCGTAGAACATGAGCCCGAGCCCGCGCGGACGCGGGATATAGGTGCCGTTGAGATGCGGCGCCGCGCCCGGATCGCCGAGTTCGGTATTGTTGGCCGAACCGACGCCGCGGATGAAGATTTCGACATTGCCTTCCTGATTGGCGATGCTGAGCCCCGGAACGGCGACCTGCAACTGGCGAAGCTCGGCGATGCCGTCCTGGCGCAGTTGATCGGCGTTCAGCGCCTGGACGACGCCCGAGACATCCTGCGAATTTTCCGCGCGGCGGTTCGCCGTCACGATGATCTGGTCGCGGTCCTCGCTTGCGCCCTCGCCCGTTCCGGCATCCTGCGCATAGGCCGGAACCGCCGCAGCCGTCGAAAGCAGCGCCAGAAGCGCAGTGCGCGTGAATTTACCCCTGTTCATGTCATCCTCCCTGTTCCGACTCTTATTTGCATGCAAGCTGCGGCCCCGACGGCGAGACGATGCGCGCCGCGGACAAGATGAGATCGAGCGTTCCCGACGTGGCGAGGCTCAGCGGCGTTTCGACGCGCGTCATGTCGACCCCCGCTTTCTCGAAACAGCGAAGCGGCACT
Proteins encoded in this window:
- a CDS encoding TonB-dependent receptor, translating into MNRGKFTRTALLALLSTAAAVPAYAQDAGTGEGASEDRDQIIVTANRRAENSQDVSGVVQALNADQLRQDGIAELRQLQVAVPGLSIANQEGNVEIFIRGVGSANNTELGDPGAAPHLNGTYIPRPRGLGLMFYDLDRVEVNKGPQGTLYGRNALAGTLNIITAKPRLGEFGGYAQAEIANRSSYGAEGAINIPLGDTFAIRAAGYYINRDYGFKNVSTGAPASGLKPAGLEENYAGRLSLLWEPSDRLSISIVGDYGKETGTGYPGANIFSAVVASGLRPDKLDLKHVVYRGLQGDMENELWGIQGKINYDFGSFGAELTGSYRSVDFYQVNASSDGIDYPGRDLSAVQYDNYSGNFWQTKSKSQVYEARLFANDDQRLRWNLGAFYFKEDQAVGYLALADRGYCCYSATEFTMPDVNGESYAFYADGTYDVADRLRFLAGIRYTKEKKSRYGIGGNWALTLGGEDYACCFATRVGTEGFRPALLDRPNFDVSNITTPQGMAQFLIEGIKTPGLRDTLIDQIGAIANGTNPNGTCTDRPDIDNGFVNCPALNPSNTNGGFSYANLTIPGQQTGSSKFDFVDWRVGLEYDLSDDHMLYAKVSTGHKSGGFNDSFNGSPIPETFSPEKLLVYEIGSRNSFDFFGRRAVFNLTGFYYDYTNQVFQDLTCINLDSTQNPPVCNGYSLVNRNIGASRIYGAEAEMRFKLPGHFGLDINAAYLDTKITRGTVADARAQDFGAGGNSPLISLVGNRLPLASKMNITARLSQWFDAGPGRLDWQALLNYRSSYYLSQFNEADIVFLDGTRQSAFAAGFPDRQKGYATLNLGIGYTIDNFRIEAWASNFLNEEVSQKALVGSSLNIRFLNDARSYGLRFRVNF